Below is a genomic region from Cloeon dipterum chromosome 2, ieCloDipt1.1, whole genome shotgun sequence.
ATATTTACATTGAGCTACCTTCAAAATTTCCCTGGGTACTTAATTTTAACGTTTACGATTTGATGAAACGGAAACTCAAGCGCGCCTTGTATCAACACAGGAGCAGCATGCCTTTCTATGAATTGCGTAAAATACCACGATTTAAAGTCGGATCCCACGCTCAGCTCGAATTTCACTGCCGCCTGCGCCTACCTCACTATCAAACCTACTCTTTATCGCTCCTCTcgttgaaacaaattaattaacctgTGACGCAATTCAACTAAAGCGTGCTTTCCACTTGAAACAAATTCATGTGGACTAATTGTAAGCCGTTGGGCTTCACTTCTCCTTgtgaaatttctaaattcgATCCCACTATATCAAGTTGACCTTTGCGACCTGAATGTTTCACTTTCCAGCGAAATTAATAGGACTACTGGTCCAACTTAACGGAGTTTCCTGTTTGACATAACAAGGTAGTCGAAAATTGGTTGCCTAAGCgccttttgaatttaatctaaGCAGGTGACTAAAAATCTGTAAAGAAACGACACTGAAATTAACCAATAAAAATCTGTCTTTTCCTTTGTACAAGAAACACAGAAAATTTGGAGGTTTataattcacaaaaatgaaaGTGAATTTACTTGTAATCGCAAAAAGGTGACACCTAtgagaaaaaatcttgaaGGAGTTAAACTGTCCAAAAGCACTTTATGTACACGACATTTATTGGTGCATTGCAGCTGGCACTTGCGCAAGAATCAATTTAGCTGGCCGGCGCTCTTAGGTCAGcttgagaaatttaaagattGGAGCGTTTATGCACACATGTGAGTTGTTCTGAACTGCGGGTCACTTATTATGCGTTTAAAGCACAAGTATTATtaaattgacctttttcaccttttttaaCCTGAGCCTGGAGGTTCGCGTGAAAAGCGAACAGCGATGAAAagtgttttattgtttatcACAACACTCTCCTACGGTAGTGattgctgttttattttttgtatgatTTGTCTGCCGAGTCGTGTTTGTCGTGTGAAAAAGCGATTCGTTTCTAGCTTCTTTATTACACGCCAGAAGCTATTCAGTATCACCAAGCCTCTCTATATTTAAAGGGTATCTTtggtgcaaataaatattttttttataaaaatcaggattatttttaaatattttgcctaAATTGTTTGGTAGGGTatacttttcaaattaacttcgtttttggcatatttttattgataaaaagagTTAGTTTTAAGTCtgaataattcaaacaatATACTATCAATGATATTTGCACACGTTTTATTGGATGAAATGATGACGTCTTTGTGAAGAGCATAAAGTAAACGTTTGATTTGAAAACCACCTGCAGAATGCTTAGCGATTCAAATCAGCAGTAATAACTACAATTACCGGCAATGACAAGCGCTTGCAAGTCGCATAAATTACAGCTATTATATTAGCGGCCAATAAAAGCGATAATAACGCTTGTAAGTGCGTCAAGTGTCAACTGTAAAGGGTGACGCAAAAAGCTCGGCATGGTCCGCCTCGAGAACCGACCTCCTGACCATTCTCATCACCGGCAGGCGCAATAACAAGAGCTGGTAATGAGTCGCTTTCTACGCTCTGgacgaaaataaattccacgGGCAGCTGACCGTCCGTCATTAAGAGCTGACCTCGCACATATCCAATATATGAGAAGTGCGAGATGAGATCTAGAGAAAGTGCAGCTTCATATGTGACGACTCTCTAAgaagcaatttatttgctgcaTCACACTCTCGgtatgtgtgttttatttttgctcccGGACGGGATGAGACCATTACGCGATTTCGGTGAGCGGAAACGCGAGCGAGTTGGGTAACCGAGCGATCGTAAAAGAATTCGCTGAACGCACTGTTGTTACTCTTTGCCAGAAAAAGGATGTTTTCCGCGCATCTCACGTCTTCTCGTGTGTGCAATTAGAATAAGAGGCTTTGCGGAAGAAGCAGCTCTctgcgaaattaaaatgcatcttGTTTTGTCCTAACTCTGAATTGGATGACGCCAGAGTGTTTTGTCTTCCGCGCGAGAGATTTTCAATGAGAGAGCTGCGTTTCCTCCTGAATTTCGAAAGATCATTCGAGAGGTATATTGAGAacgctaaaataattaaactttcaaACTGATTGGTTTGCCgcagtttgttttgaaaaacaagacgttacattttgaaattttacgcAGATTCACACATTTTACTGTGCTTTTTTTAGGACATCTTGCTGTTCACTTTATTGTGCTCTCAGGGAATCTTCATCAATGAGCGCGTTAACATTGAACATGCATATCGCGTGCTGTTCGATGCCTTGAGGAAATGCAGAATCTATCTCACGACCCGTATTGACGTCAAGAGCAGCGTCTGCGGCTGTGAGATCCAGCGGCAATATCTCACGTTTAGGCACTTAATGTCTGATCGTTTGTGCACCTCACTTGTTGTTTTACGATCTACAAGCTCCGATTAGGCATTTCGCTGGTTGATTTTgcattctgatttttttaacattcgtCACAAGATCTGCTTTCACTTTTGGCAATTGAAAAGAATGCAGGGAAATATTTGCTCTTGTAAAATTATGTCAACTTTAATTGCATTGTAAAACTCGAgggctgatttttttgttgttggatttttaaattctgggAAGGTATAAAGACCAGCAGAGTTTCTCCTGCgctgattgaattcaaaagcGTCTAAAGTGACGTTTAACGCATTCTTGGCGCCGGTCAAAATAACAGCACGTGCGTTCCGACCGGCGCACTATTTGCACACACATACGTGTCCAGCAGGGAAAGTGATAACACGCTGCGCAAGGTCTTTTTGCGCCTTGTTTGCTTTGATGAGTGCACTTATTTTTAGCATCTGATGCGCAAAAAAGCGGCGATATTGCTCAAGCCCGCGCCGCTTTgcgttatatttatttattcgaaaACTCAATTAGGCGCTATGATTCGCTGATTCCCATTGTGCCTGCCTGTGGGAAAAGCACGCAcgttttgatataaatatgCACACATCAATTTTGAGGACGACGCGCGAGTGAAAAGCTGCCAAAAACTTTCGTTTCCACTTTTATTCTAAGAAATAATCGCCTTGCTCGCGCttaattttgcacaaattcGCGTCTGCCGAAGATTTATGGGCGCGATTTGACTCACAGAACGATTGTAGCGCTCGCCGCGCGTGCATCCGCCCGTGAAAATCGAAGATTAGTCTGGAAATTCGCGTCGACCAACCGATTTATTGCCACTTTGCCGTGGATGTGAGAAtggtaataattaaattttctcacgtAATATTTACAACTGCACTaatggatgtttttttaataattctctcCAATTATAATGGTTGAGgagaggtttttttttaatatttccgtCGCTTCCTGCCATTTGAATATACATGATATATCAAATATGTTTTGTTGAACTTAACTTAAAAGTACTGGCAAGCAACGTGCTAAGACTTTTCTTAAAACTTTATCAATTCCCTTTTTGCTAAAAGCCTAGCTGATAACACCAACATATTTcctagaaataattattatatttttaatttatcgtttAGATCCAATTCATCGAATGAATTCGCTATGACGCACCATGATAAAAATgttcgaaaatttaatttgtttaaatgagTGAGTATTTTAGGAAATACTCTTCttgctcaaattaaattcctcgCAATTTTTGCCAACGTAGAGAAATCAAATGTGTTAATATCAGATTTTATACACGCGTGTTGAttaaaaaacacattaaaaggGTTTCTTGattacaaaattatcaaaagagttaattaattagggaAATTTTGCGTGGTCAGATTgattgaaagttaaaaaaatctccacAACAACTGACGTAGGACAAAATTAGTCACTTTCGACCCCATTTGCCAACATTCACCCGGTAAGGCCTGCTTTATCAAGAGAGATGAGTTGTTGTACATGGAAAGCGCATTAGCACAATTACTTTGCACATATTGTGTAGCCGGCGCACTCGACAAACCATCCGAAAATTCATTTGTGTAGTACAAAGAAAAGCAATCTCGTTTGCATCAAAGCGCCCTCGTCCGAATGAGCGAGAGTGAGAGGAGTTGAATTAGTGAGTGATCTCATGTGAGAGCAATCATGCATCTTCCTTCCTGCATCACCATCCGCGGCCAACGTGATTCGATTTGCGTACAAAGGTTGGAAAGTTGGTCGAGAAAAGTGCGCGCGCTTCTTATTTGGCGCGCTAATCCCGACCGACGCCGGCACAGGCGGCGAGAGGGgtcattttgcatttaattcaGACTGACCACCTCTGTATAGGTAGGACCATAAATCCAAAAGCTTTTCTAGACGAAACTTCACTTTGGAATAATGAACCCAATTAAAGTTTCTAAGGTTTCGGCTTGTAAATGTGCATATTAAATCagttattatttcttttagaaGGACTTAAAGGGGAAGATACTGGATAGCAACCAACTTTGCAGTGTGATGCTACCTTAACAgcaaaaaaagtattttgagTTGATTCTCTGCGGATTTatactaaaaatttgatacttCAATGTGCATCAATCATAATGTAACCAATCAAAAGTTATTAGGAACGCCTTTAATTTAACTCATCTTGGTTTCAACTTAACTTGCGAGAATCATCAATTATTaagtatattaaaaaaatcagacagtAAAGAATGGAAACGTATGAACAGATTTACTCGCATATAAACATATCttcgtttatttaaattcagattttttcaagCCTTgttagaggaaaaaattgtagaaGCATTCAAAAAAACCTAAAGATAATatgctcaaattttaactcctgtttgacaaatttaaaggaaatcaGATATATCAATTGGTTTTAACAAATATCTTCagatgaaatttgatatcGAGTTAAAGCCACATTTGGCGTGCCATTCGTGATCCCACCTGTACACGCACACGAATGCAATAAAGAACCAAAAGTCAGTCTTCGCTTTCTAACGCTTCACAGCCAGCAGAAGTTGTTGGCGCTTCATTTTAATGAGCTTCTCGCGATGATCGCACCCGATAATTCTGCTCGACGTGTGCGACTTGTGCATAAACGAATGCTTGGCTCTTCTTTAAATCATGCCTCTGATGTGGGCACTCAGCCAAACAGAGCCCCAGGCCGGGGCTGCCgtgaaaaaagattttttgccGTCTCCCTGCCGCTTTTTTTGCTCCCGCGCTTGGTGTAATTAACTTGCAAAGTGGACAGCGAAAAAGAAACCGAGAGGCGCTCAGGAGTGTTTTTTCGCGCGGAAGTCGACGATCATCTTCCGAAAATAGACCaaggtttttaaaaacctCCTGGTTAACATGGCAAACTCATTTTGTCtaatgaatgtaaattttaattgaaacagaACGATGGTTTggagaaattatttatggcaCTTTGTAAAGTGCGAAAATGTGTATTATGAATGCATgccgagaaaaataaattctatcaTTCATAACATACGGGACACGGgattgagaaataattaaaaagccaatttcaaaggaaaaatcgaatttgCTGCGCTCTATGTGGTTAACAGCCACAATTGGAAGGACTATGAGCTTATCGTTGTGATTTAAAAGCGaagtgaaaaatacaaataataaatatattttaaattcaaagcatTCGTGTCCAACGACTTTCCCCTGTTTGCGGTAACATACGCTGAAATCCCATGATCAAACAAAAGATTTTGCCCCGGTTCAGTAGGATTACCTTGGCTGACGAACGACCAGGATTTAGCTCCGAGCGGCCTTGTCTTGAATagcttttgttttcaaacaaaagttCTTTCTCGCCACTATTGAATATATCAACGTTGGATATGTTAAAGTGGATGTGTTCGGAGTTTAAATAAtgagaagtaaaaaatatgaattatgtATGCTATGCTGTATGCTAAACCAATAGTTTTTAGATTATCGGCCTCTAAGTTCACATTTTATCTAAGTATTTTTTGGAGTAAACGgtgagcaatttattttaatattatttttactcaccAGTGATATGAAATCATACGAAAGTAGGATTAAATCATTACGTTACATAATTTACTATCATTAAAGAAACGCGAGTTGTACTTTCAACGGATTAACCAAGTTgcgcacggtaactttcctgCAGCTTGATTGCGGAGACGGAATAAGACGTGTCGTGGGTactaattttttgtgaaaagtgCATTGCATGAGCGAAATAAAGGCATTATCAGCACTATGTGATCATTTGGAGTCCGTACAGTGCTGCTCAGCACTTTCCTTAGTAGAAAAGTAAACGCACAAAAAGCGCTTTTGAGCCGCTGTGATTACTTGCTAAAACATGCTCCGCAGTAATCAGATGGAATGCTCGTCAGCTGGACCCCAGAGGATGTGTGTGCACACATACACGTGCAAATCCCCATTGTTGTTACGTCAGCCAGGCAGCGAAAATCAGCGTGTTTTGCAACTCGTGACAAATGTAAAGCGCTCATTTGAGCGGCTTCGAGAAGTGCTCAGAGACATGATTAAATGTTGCTGATTTCACTGTAAAACGAAATCTGCCCTCGgaccttttcaaatttccgataaggatttaatttgaatactATTTGGAACTTGTTCCGAAGCTTTTGTCAAGTTTGTAAgtaatatgaatattaaaaagcaaaatattgatccaaATTTCTATTATACTCCCGCAATGTTAAATACCGATTGGAAgaaaactaattgtaaggatCGTTCCATGTTAACCAGATATTCATTTCATGggtatcattttcttatttgcacaaattcttgttttcacctggatgttaccgacaaatgtaaatgtagtTATTGTAATGCTGATCTGTATAGTATGTACCACATTCTTGATTGTCCTTTAAAACCTTTGACTTTAACCAAAGCTGCCTCatataaatgctggaaatagttgtacgccgttggcgtttaataaatattctattctatTTGGAACTAATAACACTTTTACTTTATATAAACTATAAATATTGATACAttgaatctaattttattaattgattttacataGGCTACTTCTGGGCTACttccatttgaaattaacaagGGAAGGAATCAATGTTAAGAGTAATTTAGCACTATTTGAAAATAGCTCACATTagaaaagatgaaatttttggcttAGTTAGCTGAATTGTGGTAAGAGGAGTTTCTATCACAGGGAGATTCGAGTTGCTGTGTTGTTAATTTCGTTGCTCGTTTCTCTTTTCGTTTACACTCGGATATGAGTGCAGATGGACATTTTCAACGATCtctgtttcaaaattctctgcagctaatacggtgtctgtgaattttattttggagctaAAGTACTGCTACGTACTGCACAGTACAAGAGCGtgtgatatatttattttctttttataactTTCCGACGTATAACCTCTATTCCTTGTTAACTGCCTACGGGAGAAGCtgttgtaaaatcaattaataattgatacAATTTGTCAGACAATCGCAAATGAGATTCTACGGTGAACCTTGTGGTCGCGAAACGACCCTGACTTTGCTCTTACCTCTCTGGAGAAAGGTTACTGCGGTCGGTCTGACTCATTTTTATTCCCAATAAATAACCAAGTGAGTGAACAATTTGCATCCTGAGAAATGAGATAAAGTTCAACCGCCTCTACTCCAGCGCACAATCCATCACAGGACGAGAGATGAGAAATTACCGCATGTGCCAATGGCTCCGCTCCAGCTTTCTATGCCGCAAAAAAATCCCGACACAAAGCTGTTGTTTTCCCGGTCACGTGCACGCGATCAAATATCTCGTAAATTTTGCAGGGACCAATTTGCGCACTAATGCATCCTCGGCTGATCCCCGCTTTGATCCCTCGCGGGGCACGACAAAAGAGCAGCGCGCTCTGCTTTCTTACTTTCCGGCGCTGCGCATTATTCCCAAATTAGATGCGCCCGCTTCTCGACTCTTGGAAAATGCTTTTCCCGCAGCAGCTagtggaggaaatttgcaACCTAATCGAAATTTATGGCCCGTTAGGAGTTCAAAACGTTTTTGAACTCGCCACCACGCGGATATAGATCTCAAGAGAGGTACTTACGTCCTTGAGGAGCTCTCGCAGTCTGTCGAGGCGGTCGTCCTGGCCCCTGGTGGGCAGGTAGCGGGCCTCTGTAGGGCTCAGCAAAACGGCCACCACCGCCAGAAGGGCGCAGGCCACCAGCAGATGACGCAGGGATGAGCTCGAGCTGGCCATTTTAGTCTGGAAAAATAGTAATCAAATTGTgagacaatttaattattcaaatgagcaGATTCATAATTCaatcttgaaattcaatgttATTTCAAGCATTAAAACTGTGTTGGTgttgatgtaaaaaattaataacgttTATGCAAACAAAATGGTCAAATGTGTTTACCTCAACCCTACtgaattgtttatttgcaaacaaagagagagagagagagagagtcagTGTTCATAAACATCGAGTTTtgccaacaaaatttaaattgaatcgaGCAGGTATTGAGGAAGggcaattttattgatagaAACTTAATTCAATCCATTAATTGAATGCTAGCATTACCATTGCCAAGACAAATAACAATTGTCAATGACCACGTAAtgtgaaacaattaaatgaaagCAGAGAGCTCCATATATTGTTATTTGATGAATTACAAATGCCTATCTGAAAATATGAATCAGAGACGTGTTCTTTTGTGAAAGGCCCGTGGCTGCGCGGAATACTAATTGTAAATTCGATTGTGTATATTAATTTCCTTCAAACGTATTCCGTCCGCCTTTGCATAACCGTTTTCCTCTCGTACACACCACCcgctgataaaattaatttgcgcaatttgcattttacagCCACACACTaactttctttcttcctcctTGCCTATGCATGACTCCGAACTACTTCGGATGCAATTACTCTCACACgagattattatttgtttatcgCGAGCACACGAATCTCTCGCCACGacggaaaaaaaatcagcacacaCACTTCTAGAGCTGTTTTCAATGaactgagcaaatttttactcGTTGCAATTACCGCGCCGGAACATGCGCAGTCACGTTGGCAATGATGATCGTGTTTGCTTATGCGCAGGTGTAAATGTTCCAGTCCAATATTATGGGGAATACTGAGTTTGACAATTTACACTTAGGCTATCGTACGTAAATCATGAATCAATAaacctgattaaaaaattgatacaatTATTCTATTCACTTTTTTAGGCTTCATGcgactgtttttttaatactcaGCGTTAATCTATATAAGGTTaagcaaaattaaagcaaGGAGGGAACtgaagatatttaatttaaaagtcattgagagaaaattaaaaaataaatgcacgtGAGTCAGGTTTAGCCAGTTAAAATAAcaactaattttttcctttatttcagaaattaaaattgttgttgtttattcttgcctaAGTCATACAACTAagaaaagatattaaaattacagcaaaaaaatgattttttaaaattgtttaagatTAAGGTGGAAACAGCTTAACCCGATCAACGTCGATTTGTAATGAGCAGTTTGAATAAACTGATACTGTGGTTTATCCTTATCAATTCCAACCTTCTTATTCcagacattttaaatattaattgcgtCTATCTCAagtcaatttcaaaaagtttgtttACGTACGGTGTTTACAGTTGTAAGAGTTAGTACACAAAGAAACTGTGGTGTGTTA
It encodes:
- the LOC135936892 gene encoding uncharacterized protein LOC135936892 → MASSSSSLRHLLVACALLAVVAVLLSPTEARYLPTRGQDDRLDRLRELLKDLFEGDLERNAAANAYEKRYFFKREISPETAEGSKHFDEPNTKERLLMSH